One Glycine max cultivar Williams 82 chromosome 3, Glycine_max_v4.0, whole genome shotgun sequence DNA window includes the following coding sequences:
- the LOC100814837 gene encoding dirigent protein 17, with protein sequence MEDNGIKQQSNASAAGVYELPGEPAIVINGVPDIIPGGCTIAPGNASSKVEMHAPSGLGEWFEGRDVQKWFMGRYFSGMVTDFDKDSGWYRVHYEDGDSEDLDWQELEEVLLPLDVTVPLKALARRIVRKDKKSVPKSVKKEAAHSQNPQIKRSTTKGK encoded by the coding sequence ATGGAAGACAATGGAATTAAGCAGCAGTCAAATGCTTCAGCAGCAGGGGTTTATGAATTACCTGGAGAACCTGCTATTGTAATTAATGGGGTGCCTGACATAATCCCTGGTGGCTGCACCATTGCTCCCGGTAATGCTTCAAGCAAGGTTGAAATGCATGCGCCTTCAGGTTTGGGTGAATGGTTTGAAGGGAGGGATGTCCAAAAGTGGTTTATGGGAAGATATTTCTCAGGTATGGTAACTGATTTCGACAAAGATTCTGGGTGGTACAGGGTTCACTATGAAGATGGTGACTCAGAAGATCTTGATTGGCAAGAGTTGGAAGAGGTGCTTCTTCCTTTGGACGTTACAGTTCCGCTCAAGGCATTGGCACGGAGGATTGTCAGAAAAGACAAGAAATCTGTTCCTAAATCTGTTAAGAAGGAAGCTGCTCATTCACAAAATCCCCAAATCAAAAGAAGTACAACAAAAGGAAAGTAG
- the LOC100816435 gene encoding protein MODIFIER OF SNC1 11 yields MTTPTDNNNNPAQENPNKTLDPTEPDPIPATEDDAAADTKDSDAKTSPPPDSGNDAPLSDIQKKMRRAERFGISVQLSEKEKRNSRAERFGTGSASQGSEPSKSEELKRKARAERFGMPSPTTTSDEEAKKKARLARFAPASKVDPQEEDKRKARALRFANPSSTSIANVNGEGKIEPAAIAGNAGGGT; encoded by the exons ATGACAACCCCTACCGACAACAATAACAACCCTGCACAGGAAAACCCTAACAAAACCCTAGACCCCACCGAACCAGATCCAATCCCTGCCACCGAGGACGACGCCGCCGCCGACACTAAGGACTCCGACGCCAAAACTTCCCCGCCGCCCGATTCTGGAAACGACGCTCCGCTCTCCGATATTCAGAAGAAAATGCGCCGCGCCGAGCGATTCGGCATTTCCGTCCAGTTGTCCGAGAAAGAGAAGCGCAATTCCCGAGCCGAAAG ATTCGGCACTGGTTCCGCTTCGCAGGGATCAGAGCCATCGAAATCGGAGGAGCTGAAGAGGAAGGCTAGGGCAGAAAG GTTTGGAATGCCTAGTCCTACTACAACTTCTGACGAAGAGGCAAAGAAGAAAGCTCGACTTGCTAGGTTTGCACCTGCTTCCAAAGTTGATCCTCAAGAagaagataagaggaaagcaaggGCTCTTAG GTTTGCGAATCCATCATCAACTTCTATAGCtaatgttaatggtgagggAAAGATTGAGCCG GCTGCTATTGCAGGCAATGCTGGAGGAGGGACCTGA
- the LOC100815902 gene encoding probable protein phosphatase 2C 38, with amino-acid sequence MVRFCWRPAAVGDDGDVNGRVEGLLWYKDLGNHLYGDFSMAVIQANSSLEDRSQLESGPLTSDYLGPQGTFVGVYDGHGGTAASQFVSDNLFCNFKDLAGEHQGISENVIQSAFSATEEGFLSVVRKQWLSKPQIASAGTCCLAGIICNGMLYVANAGDSRAVLGRVERATRETTAIQLSAEHNVNIQTERDDVRTKHPHDPQIVVMKHNVWRVKGIIQVSRSIGDAYLKKDEFNREPLPNKFRLPEPFFKPILSYEPAISVHKLRPEDQFIIFASDGLWEQLSNQEVVNIVSNSPRNGIARRLVKAALRVAARKREMRVSDLQKIEQGVRRHFHDDITVIVVFLNHKLIDNSSLFN; translated from the exons atggttAGATTCTGCTGGAGACCAGCTGCGGTGGGTGATGATGGAGATGTGAATGGTCGAGTTGAAGGGCTTCTATGGTACAAGGATTTGGGGAACCATCTTTATGGAGATTTCTCAATGGCTGTGATTCAAGCTAATAGTTCATTAGAGGATCGTAGCCAACTTGAATCTGGACCATTGACTTCTGACTATTTGGGTCCTCAAGGAACCTTTGTAGGTGTATATGATGGTCATGGTGGCACCGCAGCCTCGCAGTTTGTCAGTGACAATCTTTTCTGCAATTTCAAAG ATTTGGCTGGTGAACATCAAGGCATATCGGAGAATGTTATACAAAGTGCCTTTTCAGCAACAGAAGAGGGTTTTCTGTCTGTTGTGAGGAAACAGTGGCTAAGCAAGCCACAGATAGCATCCGCAGGTACATGTTGTTTGGCGGGGATAATTTGCAACGGCATGCTATACGTTGCAAATGCCGGAGACTCGAGGGCGGTGTTGGGGAGAGTGGAGAGAGCAACAAGGGAAACAACAGCTATCCAATTGTCTGCAGAGCACAACGTTAACATCCAAACTGAGAGAGATGATGTTCGGACCAAGCACCCTCATGATCCACAAATCGTGGTTATGAAACACAATGTTTGGCGTGTGAAAGGCATCATACAG GTTTCAAGATCCATAGGTGATGCATATCTGAAGAAAGACGAATTTAATAGGGAGCCTCTACCGAACAAGTTTAGACTACCTGAACCCTTCTTCAAGCCAATTCTTAGTTATGAACCAGCAATATCAGTGCATAAACTTCGCCCTGAAGATCAATTTATCATCTTTGCTTCTGATGGTTTATGGGAGCAACTCAGCAACCAAGAGGTTGTGAATATAGTCAGCAACAGCCCTCGGAAT GGAATTGCTAGGCGGCTTGTGAAAGCGGCGCTTCGAGTAGCGGCTaggaagagagaaatgagaGTCTCAGACCTTCAAAAGATTGAACAAGGAGTGAGGAGACACTTCCACGATGACATTACAGTTATTGTTGTATTTCTAAATCACAAACTCATTGATAATAGCTCTCTCTTCAATTAG
- the LOC100814304 gene encoding Protein ALUMINUM SENSITIVE 3-like — MESNFFFKTNMLTLNHTLQHELVVPLVGTDWSWMMEFLKGMVKPVAATAVVCLAVALSFYQKLGLELEMVVAIVRAFIQLSIIGFVLEFIFRQDNAGWILLAYLFMVSIAGYTAGQRAKHVPRGKYVAGASILTGTAVTMLVLVALSVFPFTPRYIIPVAGMMVGNSMTVTGVTMKRLRDDIKTQMNLVETALSLGATPRQATHEQVKRALILALSPVVDNTKTVGLISLPGAMTGLIMGGASPLEAIQLQIVVMNMMIGAATVSSIMATYLCWPAFFTKAYQLETKVFSS; from the exons ATGGAATCTAATTTCTTCTTTAAAACCAATATGCTAACTCTGAACCACACATTGCAGCATGAATTAGTGGTCCCTTTAGTTGGCACGGATTGGTCATGGATGATGGAGTTCCTGAAGGGTATGGTGAAGCCAGTGGCTGCCACTGCAGTGGTGTGTTTGGCTGTGGCCTTGTCCTTCTACCAGAAGCTGGGGCTGGAGCTAGAGATGGTTGTTGCCATTGTGAGGGCATTTATTCAACTTTCTATCATTGGCTTTGTGTTGGAGTTCATTTTCCGCCAGGACAACGCTGGATGGATCCTCCTAGCATACCTTTTCATG GTATCAATAGCGGGTTACACTGCGGGTCAGCGTGCGAAACATGTTCCTCGTGGGAAGTATGTGGCAGGGGCCTCCATTCTCACAGGAACTGCAGTGACCATGTTGGTGCTGGTAGCTTTGAGCGTGTTCCCTTTCACTCCTAGATATATCATACCTGTGGCTGGCATGATGGTTGGGAACTCAATGACAGTTACCGGTGTTACCATGAAAAGACTCAGAGACGACATCAAAACTCAAATGAACTTG GTTGAGACAGCATTGTCTCTTGGTGCAACCCCACGACAAGCAACGCATGAACAAGTGAAAAGGGCTCTGATATTGGCCCTTTCTCCGGTGGTGGACAACACCAAAACAGTGGGTCTAATATCCCTTCCTGGGGCAATGACTGGTCTCATTATGGGTGGGGCATCGCCGTTGGAAGCAATTCAACTACAGATTGTGGTGATGAATATGATGATTGGTGCAGCAACTGTTAGCAGCATAATGGCTACATACCTCTGTTGGCCAGCATTCTTCACCAAGGCCTACCAATTGGAAACCAAAGTCTTCTCAAGTTGA
- the LOC100813774 gene encoding uncharacterized protein gives MSMSRNSLLLLFTFIFFFTYFPGLIISADMTLSSIEIFTTHELLKATPTVYFLCKGDNKTELPDIKKPHLLYSFKGEESWQPLTNFSGKKCKRCGIYEEDIFSDDVFDEWELCPSDFTTPDGRYAHFKEKEFNASFLCPECLSFSGVSVSAPPAENDNPNKKGMNVAVIILLSILGSTILILGMLGTYKYWQKRKREQDQARFLKLFEEGDDIEDELGLGTII, from the exons ATGTCCATGTCGCGCAattctcttctccttcttttcaCCTTCATATTCTTCTTCACCTATTTCCCAG GATTGATTATATCTGCGGACATGACGCTGAGCTCGATTGAGATCTTCACAACCCACGAGTTGCTTAAAGCCACTCCAACTGTCTATTTTCTGTGCAAAGGGGACAACAAAACTGAATTGCCTGACATCAAAAAACCACATCTCTTATATTCTTTTAAGGGTGAAGAGTCTTGGCAG CCTTTAACTAATTTCTCAGGTAAAAAGTGCAAGAGATGTGGAATCTATGAGGAAGACATTTTTTCAGATGATGTGTTTGATGAGTGGGAATTGTGTCCTTCTGATTTTACCACCCCTGATGGAAGATACGCCCACTTCAAGGAAAAAGAATTCAATGCTAGTTTTCTGTGTCCAGAGTGCTTATCTTTTTCTGGTG TTTCTGTCTCTGCACCACCTGCCGAGAATGACAATCCCAATAAAAAAGGAATGAATGTAGCAGTTATCATTTTGCTAAGTATTTTGGGCTCAACCATATTGATTCTGGGAATGTTGGGTACATACAAGTATTGGCAAAAGAGGAAGAGGGAGCAGGATCAGGCTCGGTTTTTGAAGCTCTTTGAAGAAGGAGATGATATTGAGGATGAGCTCGGCCTTGGCACTATAATATGA
- the LOC100815366 gene encoding uncharacterized protein, protein MATCCGLRSDNKPITAATIKQNHAWSGKNMEGHNGLDTLECLRGRLLAERHASRVAKEEAESLGNKFVELEKKLKEEIKLRDKAERKLKLLKKKLECFNNVTTPSWQKSPSSEICEDSCGSSLCSAVSRDSEANETKLVHTVNPALLENEVHNHYVAEECVLVQTHNSPLTTKDCNSDQSNFLPQILGNNPNQSSDNLKNDGNRCPR, encoded by the exons ATGGCAACTTGCTGTGGCCTAAGGTCCGATAATAAGCCAATAACAGCTGCCACTATTAAGCAGAACCACGCATGGAG TGGCAAGAACATGGAAGGACATAATGGTTTGGATACTCTAGAGTGCCTCAGAGGGAGATTACTAGCAGAGAGACATGCTTCAAGGGTGGCAAAAGAAGAAGCAGAATCATTGGGCAACAAG TTTGTTGAGCTGGAAAAGAAGCTTAAAGAAGAGATAAAACTAAGAGACAAAGCAGAAAGAAAGCTTAAGCTTTTGAAGAAGAAGCTTGAGTGTTTCAATAATGTGACCACCCCATCATGGCAAAAATCTCCTTCGTCTGAGATATGTGAAGATTCTTGCGGATCATCCTTATGTAGTGCTGTTTCTAGAGATTCAGAAGCAAATGAAACGAAGCTAGTTCATACAGTGAATCCAGCTTTGTTAGAAAATGAAGTCCACAACCACTATGTAGCAGAAGAATGTGTACTCGTTCAGACCCATAATAGTCCATTGACTACCAAAGATTGTAATTCAGACCAAAGTAACTTCCTCCCTCAAATTTTGGGCAATAATCCAAATCAAAGCTCAGATAATTTGAAGAATGATGGAAACAGGTGTCCAAGATGA